One genomic window of Nicotiana sylvestris chromosome 10, ASM39365v2, whole genome shotgun sequence includes the following:
- the LOC104223109 gene encoding uncharacterized protein — protein sequence MPTNKLNHTAGKSMARFKSTTRKPLRDVSNATTVKPLGTYFKTKKILQGRENDVVEQVVGEVNVIVDRLLLIRSDFSSVIHQIDEVVQVLKLGGKKNEREIESFVHVLSEMQASLKSWVPKFQKALSDLSARPEYEQSRPREAIPLVADNISNAVDSPDDVESPEQSKWDSLVSPSPLVSWRAGCTTEGGRQLFLLTPLPHPKVLSSKCQGSSKKLEKDTSNTNAQQDPLFDIMGDIEDRLLENTKAIQNIASATASQPPSLSDVTGEMGILHVSDEVKSIPTEVSDNDMTINKVTRKSDLISPVKLPQIDNSLLVTTPCLKISPPKTCVLLEPSSEYNCRDRNGAYKMTPFPVARHFSTQDSESSSSEAAEHLTKKYPELFGIRLSQNLTNRGKAVDESPDLLFSPPKTCVLMELPVEEPLTNAADIVESTPLMTESKSIVITGKHPGENTLKKELWVKFEAASRDGIRFNPSTTQKTTEKGFLERLEEVSNAEEEV from the exons ATGCCGACGAACAAGTTGAACCACACCGCCGGCAAATCTATGGCGAGATTTAAATCCACAACAAGAAAACCACTGCGAGACGTTTCAAATGCAACTACGGTAAAGCCATTGGGAACTTACTTCAAAACCAAGAAAATCCTCCAGGGAAGGGAAAACGACGTCGTCGAACAGGTGGTGGGCGAAGTTAATGTCATTGTCGACCGTCTCCTTCTCATTCGCTCCGATTTCTCCTCCGTCATTCATCAG ATTGATGAAGTTGTTCAAGTGCTCAAACTAGGAGGCAAGAAGAATGAAAGGGAAATTGAATCTTTTGTGCATGTCTTGTCTGAAATGCAAGCTTCTCTGAAG TCATGGGTTCCTAAATTCCAGAAAGCCCTTTCCGATCTATCCGCGAGGCCTGAGTATGAACAGTCACGACCTCGTGAGGCAATTCCTCTGGTGGCTGATAATATAAGCAATGCTGTTGATAGTCCTGATGATGTTGAAAGCCCTGAACAATCCAAGTGGGATTCACTGGTCTCCCCATCACCCCTTGTGTCTTGGCGTGCAGGCTGTACGACTGAGGGTGGGAGACAACTTTTTCTGCTCACACCTTTGCCTCATCCCAAAGTACTATCATCCAAATGCCAGGGATCCTCTAAAAAGTTAGAAAAGGATACATCAAATACAAATGCCCAGCAAGACCCTCTTTTTGATATCATGGGAGATATAGAAGATCGTTTGCTTGAGAATACAAAAGCCATTCAAAATATTGCCTCTGCTACGGCTAGTCAGCCACCGTCCCTTTCTGATGTAACTGGGGAGATGGGCATATTGCATGTAAGTGATGAAGTGAAATCAATTCCAACCGAAGTTTCTGATAATGATATGACCATCAACAAGGTCACTCGGAAAAGCGATCTTATTTCCCCTGTGAAACTTCCACAAATTGACAACTCATTGCTAGTAACGACTCCATGTTTGAAAATCTCACCGCCGAAGACCTGTGTCCTGCTTGAACCCTCGTCAGAATACAACTGTAGGGACAGGAATGGGGCTTATAAAATGACACCATTTCCTGTTGCCCGTCACTTTTCTACTCAAGATTCAGAATCCTCCAGCTCCGAAGCTGCTGAGCATTTGACGAAGAAGTATCCGGAGCTATTTGGGATCAGATTAAGTCAAAACTTGACAAACAGAGGGAAGGCGGTAGATGAATCACCAGACTTGCTTTTTTCACCACCCAAAACTTGTGTTCTGATGGAGCTACCTGTGGAAGAACCATTGACAAATGCAGCTG ATATAGTTGAAAGCACTCCCTTGATGACAGAATCCAAGAGCATTGTTATAACGGGAAAGCATCCTGGTGAGAACACTTTGAAGAAAGAGCTATGGGTAAAATTTGAAGCAGCATCGAGAGATGGCATCCGTTTTAATCCATCTACTACACAGAAAACTACCGAGAAAGGTTTCCTTGAAAGATTGGAAGAGGTTTCAAATGCAGAGGAGGAGGTCTGA